The Mesorhizobium sp. B1-1-8 genome contains a region encoding:
- a CDS encoding TetR/AcrR family transcriptional regulator — translation MRKQPRQARSLATVEAIIEAGARILSELGWAGFTTNKVAEAAGVSIGSLYQYFPDKLALVEAIRRRHFDHVLSVIREAAADEKPLRQFARELVRGMIAAHSIHPTLHQVLLDEAPGDRGTRAAHASFQARYLEQYAAAVAQYRKRRKDNETVARVLSSAVEGVIHNAARRNMLAAPELQKQLIELISAYLSGAKVA, via the coding sequence ATGCGCAAGCAGCCGCGCCAGGCGCGCTCGCTCGCCACCGTGGAAGCGATAATTGAAGCAGGTGCTCGCATTCTGAGCGAGCTCGGCTGGGCCGGCTTCACCACCAACAAGGTGGCCGAGGCCGCCGGCGTCAGCATCGGTTCGCTCTATCAATATTTTCCAGACAAGCTCGCTCTGGTCGAGGCTATCCGGCGCCGGCACTTCGATCATGTGCTGTCGGTCATCCGCGAAGCGGCGGCCGACGAGAAGCCGCTGCGGCAATTCGCGCGCGAGCTCGTGCGCGGCATGATCGCAGCGCACAGCATCCATCCGACGCTGCATCAGGTGCTGCTCGACGAAGCGCCCGGCGACCGTGGCACGCGCGCCGCGCACGCCTCATTCCAGGCCCGCTATCTCGAACAATACGCGGCGGCCGTGGCGCAGTATCGCAAACGCCGCAAGGACAATGAGACCGTGGCGCGGGTGCTGTCCTCGGCGGTCGAGGGCGTGATCCACAATGCGGCGCGCCGCAACATGCTCGCCGCGCCCGAATTGCAGAAGCAGCTCATCGAGCTGATCTCGGCCTATCTATCCGGCGCCAAGGTGGCGTGA
- a CDS encoding VOC family protein → MKARITVITLGVDNLEASLKFYRDGLGLPTEGIIGREFEHGAVAFFELAGGLKFAIFERSSIAHDATVPQSGRSSTELTIGHNVASEAEVDAVMAEAVKAGARVVKPGQKTFWGGYAGYFQDPDDHLWEVVYNPDFIPPDFIPQD, encoded by the coding sequence ATGAAAGCTCGCATCACCGTCATAACGCTCGGCGTCGACAATCTGGAAGCTTCGTTGAAATTCTACCGTGACGGCCTTGGTCTGCCGACCGAAGGCATCATCGGCCGCGAGTTCGAGCACGGCGCCGTAGCCTTTTTCGAGCTCGCCGGCGGGTTGAAGTTCGCGATCTTCGAACGCTCGAGCATCGCCCACGACGCCACCGTGCCGCAGAGCGGCCGCAGCTCGACCGAACTCACCATCGGCCACAATGTGGCGAGCGAAGCCGAGGTCGACGCCGTAATGGCGGAGGCCGTCAAGGCCGGGGCGCGCGTGGTCAAGCCGGGGCAAAAGACCTTCTGGGGCGGCTATGCCGGCTATTTCCAGGATCCCGACGATCATCTCTGGGAGGTCGTCTACAACCCCGACTTCATCCCGCCCGACTTCATCCCGCAAGACTAG
- a CDS encoding glutathione S-transferase has translation MPKLLYASTSPYSSKVRMAAIYAGIAVDLVPVRTEDRPAELISANPLGKIPALVLEDGRSVHDSRAITQHLNRASKNALFPRNPDKRLEAEVLEALADGICDCALSMVYERRTRPEAFVYQPWLDRQWTKITGALDLLNANPPKLPKKITAGHMALRACIGYLALRFGGQWEKGRGRLTRWAARFDEKFPELKGCVPG, from the coding sequence ATGCCGAAATTGCTCTACGCCTCCACGTCGCCCTATAGTTCGAAGGTCCGCATGGCGGCCATCTATGCCGGCATTGCCGTCGATCTCGTGCCGGTCAGGACCGAAGACAGGCCGGCCGAGCTGATCTCGGCCAATCCGCTGGGCAAGATCCCGGCGCTGGTGCTGGAGGATGGCCGCTCGGTCCACGACAGCCGCGCCATCACCCAGCACCTCAACCGGGCGTCGAAGAACGCGCTGTTTCCACGCAACCCCGACAAGCGCCTCGAGGCCGAAGTGCTGGAGGCGCTGGCCGACGGCATCTGCGACTGCGCCCTGTCGATGGTCTACGAGCGGCGCACGCGCCCCGAGGCTTTTGTCTACCAGCCCTGGCTCGACCGTCAGTGGACGAAGATCACAGGCGCTCTCGACCTCCTCAACGCCAACCCGCCAAAACTGCCGAAGAAAATCACCGCCGGCCACATGGCGCTGCGCGCCTGCATTGGCTATCTCGCGCTGCGCTTTGGCGGCCAATGGGAGAAGGGCCGCGGCCGTCTTACCCGCTGGGCCGCGCGCTTCGACGAGAAGTTCCCGGAGCTGAAGGGATGTGTGCCAGGGTGA
- a CDS encoding TetR/AcrR family transcriptional regulator, which yields MDSPIKKKRARGRLSREMIEDAAFEVIEREGLSGFSMRKLAAALGCEAMSIYHHFPSQAHLYEALVDRQMSGLVIPDNSLPWRERARIGMQEFRRVATEHPAFAPFIVVYRMNSPPCLAKLNAIIGLFEDGGFGPELSARLFRAAGYYLMGAILDETAGYAKGPSAVTTVNDEDLARDYPNVVAAGAYFGKAGFDKTFELGLEMFLDEMERVREAAGSGTALGSGDRGRTKK from the coding sequence ATGGACTCACCGATCAAAAAAAAGCGAGCACGCGGCCGGCTGTCCCGCGAGATGATCGAGGACGCCGCCTTCGAGGTGATCGAACGGGAAGGGCTGTCCGGCTTTTCGATGCGCAAGCTCGCCGCGGCGCTCGGCTGCGAAGCGATGAGCATTTACCACCACTTCCCCTCGCAGGCGCATCTCTACGAGGCGCTGGTCGACCGCCAGATGAGTGGGCTTGTGATCCCCGACAACAGCCTGCCCTGGCGCGAGCGGGCCCGCATCGGCATGCAGGAATTCCGCCGCGTCGCGACCGAGCATCCGGCATTCGCGCCGTTCATAGTGGTCTACCGCATGAACTCGCCACCCTGCCTCGCCAAGCTGAACGCCATCATTGGCCTATTCGAGGACGGCGGTTTCGGACCCGAGCTCAGCGCCCGTCTTTTCCGCGCCGCCGGCTACTATCTGATGGGTGCGATCCTCGATGAAACCGCTGGCTACGCCAAGGGGCCTTCGGCGGTCACCACGGTCAACGACGAGGATTTGGCGCGCGACTATCCCAATGTCGTGGCAGCCGGCGCCTATTTCGGTAAAGCAGGTTTCGACAAGACTTTCGAGCTTGGCCTGGAGATGTTTCTGGACGAGATGGAGCGCGTCCGCGAAGCTGCCGGAAGCGGAACCGCGCTAGGAAGCGGCGATCGCGGTCGGACGAAGAAATAG
- a CDS encoding GFA family protein codes for MCGAVTWTYSGDVTRSLVCHCADCQRATSSPLTAFVGMKPEHLSWTGDIRHYESSPNTFRGFCPSCGTRLYFRSDRWPHEIHVHVATMTDPDDYQPDAQVLMRSRVKWLDRLSSIPAHDGFQQKPADQSGG; via the coding sequence ATGTGCGGGGCTGTGACCTGGACCTATTCGGGCGATGTCACGCGCAGCCTGGTCTGTCACTGCGCCGACTGCCAGCGCGCGACGTCCTCCCCCCTCACGGCATTCGTGGGAATGAAGCCGGAGCATCTGAGCTGGACCGGCGACATCAGGCACTATGAAAGCAGCCCGAACACCTTTCGCGGTTTCTGCCCGTCCTGCGGCACGAGGCTCTATTTCCGCTCCGATAGATGGCCTCACGAGATCCATGTTCATGTCGCCACCATGACCGATCCGGATGACTACCAGCCCGATGCGCAGGTCCTCATGCGCTCACGCGTGAAATGGCTGGACCGGCTTTCATCGATCCCGGCCCATGACGGCTTTCAGCAAAAACCGGCGGATCAGTCCGGCGGCTGA
- a CDS encoding DoxX family protein: MFIQTAQAFGALLIGGVFVFAGIEHFVRFKAMCDYLASRKFPAPRLVLAAGSAIEIIAGAMLALGIAMAFAAGALVVFTLATNLMLLRFWASEEPERQVLRNAFLINFAVVGGLLLAGAS; the protein is encoded by the coding sequence ATGTTTATTCAAACCGCTCAGGCGTTTGGCGCTCTCCTCATCGGCGGGGTCTTCGTCTTCGCCGGCATCGAGCACTTTGTGAGGTTCAAGGCGATGTGCGACTATCTGGCGAGCCGGAAGTTCCCGGCTCCGCGCCTCGTGCTCGCCGCCGGCTCGGCGATCGAAATTATTGCCGGCGCAATGCTTGCCCTTGGCATCGCAATGGCTTTCGCCGCCGGCGCGCTGGTCGTCTTCACGCTGGCGACGAACCTGATGCTGCTGCGTTTTTGGGCCTCCGAGGAACCGGAGCGGCAGGTGCTCCGCAATGCCTTTCTGATCAACTTCGCGGTCGTTGGCGGGCTGTTGCTTGCCGGAGCGAGCTAG
- a CDS encoding TfoX/Sxy family protein, with protein MAESVTKTSAVDPMVERLRVALGRRAFTEQKMFGGTCFMIDGNMLIGTSKRGLLVRVGKEGHAAAAARPHASPMEMGGRSMEGYIHVAPEGTASEADLAGWLDRALAFVETLPPKVKPAKVAKKRV; from the coding sequence ATGGCGGAGTCAGTCACCAAAACCAGCGCCGTCGACCCCATGGTCGAGCGCCTGCGCGTCGCCCTTGGCCGGCGCGCCTTCACCGAGCAGAAAATGTTCGGGGGCACCTGCTTCATGATCGACGGCAACATGCTGATCGGCACCTCGAAGCGAGGCCTGCTGGTGCGTGTCGGCAAGGAAGGACATGCGGCAGCCGCAGCCCGTCCCCATGCCAGCCCGATGGAAATGGGCGGGCGCTCGATGGAAGGCTATATCCATGTCGCGCCGGAGGGCACTGCGAGCGAAGCCGATCTCGCCGGCTGGCTCGACCGTGCCCTGGCCTTCGTCGAAACACTGCCGCCGAAGGTCAAACCCGCCAAGGTCGCAAAGAAGCGCGTGTAG
- a CDS encoding carboxymuconolactone decarboxylase family protein encodes MSVSRIVRSCLRSASLLAAAGMLTALLSAPANADDYDAAIKDIQSTMGGVPSFLTKFPKAGLPGAWAEVKAIELSDKTALPPKVKSLISLAVAAQIPCSYCIWSDTQDAKRAGATDEEIQEAVAVSALTRHWSTIFNGMQVDFETFKKEMGAQ; translated from the coding sequence ATGTCCGTCTCTCGCATCGTGCGTTCGTGCCTTCGTTCCGCTTCGCTGCTCGCCGCTGCCGGCATGCTCACAGCTTTATTGTCGGCCCCTGCCAATGCCGACGACTATGACGCCGCCATCAAGGACATCCAGTCGACCATGGGCGGTGTGCCCAGCTTCCTGACCAAGTTCCCGAAAGCCGGTCTGCCCGGCGCGTGGGCCGAGGTCAAGGCCATCGAGCTCAGCGATAAGACGGCGCTGCCGCCGAAGGTCAAGTCGCTGATCTCGCTGGCGGTCGCAGCGCAGATCCCGTGCAGCTATTGCATCTGGTCGGACACGCAGGATGCCAAGCGCGCCGGCGCCACCGACGAGGAGATCCAGGAGGCTGTCGCGGTGTCCGCATTGACCCGCCACTGGAGCACCATCTTCAACGGCATGCAGGTCGACTTCGAGACTTTCAAGAAGGAGATGGGCGCACAATAG
- a CDS encoding 23S rRNA (adenine(2030)-N(6))-methyltransferase RlmJ, whose product MNYRHAFHAGNFADVVKHAVLSRLVEYLKQKDKAFRVIDTHAGIGRYDLASVEAGKTGEWQGGIGRLFEATLEPRTAALLAPYLEAVRAENPDGRLRRYPGSPLIVRHLLRKQDRLTAIELHPQDAARLRTVFEGDFQVRVIELDGWLALGAHLPPKEKRGLVLIDPPFEEEGEFSRLVEGLRKAHRRWPGGIYALWYPIKDRKAVAAFRTALKQAGIPKLLDIGFEVRPASNEPSLDGSGLVIVNPPFTLKGELQLLLPALHRVLAVEQPSRLTIEWLAGE is encoded by the coding sequence ATGAATTATCGCCATGCCTTTCACGCCGGCAATTTCGCCGATGTCGTCAAGCATGCCGTACTCAGCCGGCTGGTCGAGTACCTCAAGCAGAAAGACAAGGCTTTCCGCGTCATCGACACCCATGCCGGTATCGGCCGCTACGATCTCGCCTCGGTCGAGGCCGGCAAGACCGGCGAATGGCAGGGCGGCATCGGCCGGCTGTTCGAGGCCACGCTCGAGCCTCGGACGGCAGCCCTGCTTGCACCCTATCTGGAAGCGGTGCGCGCCGAAAATCCCGATGGCCGTCTGCGCCGCTATCCCGGCTCGCCGCTGATTGTCCGCCACCTGTTGCGCAAGCAGGACCGGCTGACCGCGATCGAATTGCATCCGCAAGACGCCGCGCGGCTGAGAACAGTCTTTGAAGGCGATTTCCAGGTGAGGGTGATCGAACTCGACGGCTGGCTGGCGCTCGGCGCGCATCTGCCGCCGAAGGAGAAGCGTGGCCTGGTCCTTATCGACCCGCCCTTCGAAGAAGAGGGCGAGTTTTCCCGTCTCGTCGAAGGCCTGCGGAAAGCGCACCGGCGCTGGCCGGGCGGCATCTACGCGCTCTGGTACCCGATCAAGGACCGCAAGGCGGTCGCCGCCTTTCGCACCGCGCTGAAGCAGGCCGGCATCCCAAAGCTGCTCGACATCGGCTTCGAGGTCCGGCCGGCCTCGAATGAGCCCAGCCTCGACGGCAGCGGCCTTGTGATCGTCAATCCGCCCTTCACGTTGAAGGGCGAATTGCAGCTGCTGCTCCCGGCCTTGCACAGGGTGCTTGCCGTCGAGCAGCCCTCGCGCTTAACGATCGAATGGCTGGCTGGCGAGTAG
- a CDS encoding AraC family transcriptional regulator, protein MAAARPGRDNPLDQIGEEMEAVLAQTTGFFRERPVAAGLSSAFSAVWIHRMEEHDAPPVVITPDATIDLQWIDGKFRIAGPDKEPQIETPPAGAVIVGFRFRPGAAAGWLGVPAAEIVGGRLNLRELWGTRARELSDRIKAAPDPAGMVRQLENVIGSHTEGRDALDPLMSKAFKVIDEGLEPEMPLVPFLISRLNMRERTLRRRFEDAFGYGPKTLDRILRFHRFRRLREKAGDASTALLAIEAGYADQAHLIRETRRLTGVTPSSLQGAVARA, encoded by the coding sequence ATGGCCGCCGCGCGACCCGGCAGGGACAATCCGCTGGACCAGATCGGAGAAGAAATGGAAGCGGTCCTGGCGCAGACCACCGGCTTCTTCAGGGAAAGGCCCGTGGCCGCAGGGCTTTCCAGCGCATTTTCCGCCGTCTGGATCCACCGCATGGAGGAGCACGACGCTCCGCCCGTCGTCATCACGCCGGATGCGACCATCGACCTGCAATGGATCGACGGAAAATTCCGGATCGCCGGGCCGGACAAGGAACCGCAGATCGAGACGCCGCCGGCCGGTGCGGTGATCGTCGGCTTCCGCTTCCGGCCGGGAGCAGCCGCCGGTTGGCTTGGCGTGCCGGCCGCAGAGATCGTCGGCGGGCGGTTGAACCTGCGCGAGCTCTGGGGCACGCGGGCCCGGGAGCTGTCGGACCGCATTAAGGCCGCACCTGACCCCGCCGGCATGGTGCGGCAGCTGGAAAATGTTATCGGTTCGCATACAGAAGGGCGCGATGCGCTCGATCCGCTGATGAGCAAGGCCTTCAAGGTCATCGACGAAGGCCTGGAGCCGGAAATGCCGCTGGTTCCCTTCCTAATCAGCCGGCTCAACATGAGAGAGCGGACGCTGAGGCGGCGTTTCGAGGATGCTTTCGGCTATGGCCCGAAGACGCTCGACCGCATCCTGCGCTTCCACCGTTTCCGGCGCCTGCGCGAGAAAGCAGGCGACGCTTCGACCGCCCTGCTGGCGATCGAGGCCGGCTATGCCGACCAGGCGCATCTGATCCGCGAAACTCGCCGGCTGACGGGCGTCACGCCGTCATCGCTGCAGGGCGCCGTAGCGCGGGCGTAG